One Lysobacter enzymogenes DNA segment encodes these proteins:
- a CDS encoding M20/M25/M40 family metallo-hydrolase, producing the protein MKPQSASPYARSARFRLAPVALALALAAALSPAYAQNHGHDHARPADASDDPFKPVYIVTSRQTFDAGVQSLAKNASGLSNAIGKPLVIAELKTHQLPDLIRHVHENEKRCGGYFAFDSRREAEDFVKADRSREAIETLFATYTVDNQATVNPWLSQVSEANIRGTINHLSTQYPNRYYASTHGRTSATWIKDTWLALANGRSDVSAELYTGCTNCSTQPSAILTIQGSELPNEVVVLGAHLDSISSSGSGDAMNAPGADDDASGIATLTEVLRVALASGYKPKRTIKFMGYAAEEVGLRGSKAIATDFKNRGVNVVGVLQLDMTNYRNGGANPVRLVTDYSNSALQQFLRDLHATYLGGTLGSYTCGYGCSDHASWTASGFPAAIYFESGTSGGGYSPYIHSPSDTLANMGNSAANSVPFAKLGLAFVGELGKTAGSGPGPGPGTQTYSNATAYAINDNATVDSPIPVSGRTGNGPANAQVYVSIVHTYRGDLKVDLVAPDGSLYNLHNRSGGSADNLEQTYTVDVSSEALNGQWKLRVNDNGPGDTGRIVKWSITF; encoded by the coding sequence GTGAAACCGCAATCCGCTTCCCCGTACGCCCGGTCCGCCCGCTTCCGCCTCGCACCCGTCGCGCTCGCGCTGGCGCTCGCCGCCGCGCTCTCGCCGGCGTACGCGCAAAACCATGGCCACGACCATGCGCGCCCCGCCGACGCCAGCGACGATCCGTTCAAGCCGGTCTACATCGTCACCTCGCGCCAGACCTTCGACGCCGGCGTGCAGAGCCTGGCCAAGAACGCCAGCGGCCTGAGCAACGCGATCGGCAAGCCGCTGGTGATCGCCGAACTCAAGACCCACCAGCTGCCGGACCTGATCCGCCACGTCCACGAAAACGAGAAGCGCTGCGGCGGCTATTTCGCCTTCGACAGCCGTCGCGAGGCCGAGGACTTCGTCAAGGCCGACCGCAGCCGCGAGGCCATCGAGACCCTGTTCGCGACCTACACCGTCGACAACCAGGCCACGGTCAATCCGTGGCTGAGCCAGGTCAGCGAGGCGAACATCCGCGGCACCATCAACCATCTGTCCACGCAGTATCCGAACCGCTACTACGCCTCCACCCACGGCCGCACCTCGGCGACCTGGATCAAGGACACCTGGCTGGCGCTGGCGAACGGCCGCAGCGATGTCAGCGCCGAGCTCTACACCGGCTGCACCAACTGCTCGACCCAGCCCTCGGCGATCCTGACCATCCAGGGCAGCGAACTGCCCAACGAAGTGGTCGTGCTCGGCGCGCACCTGGACTCGATCTCCAGCAGCGGCAGCGGCGATGCGATGAACGCGCCGGGCGCCGACGACGACGCATCGGGCATCGCCACCCTGACCGAAGTGCTGCGCGTGGCCCTGGCCAGCGGCTACAAGCCCAAGCGCACGATCAAGTTCATGGGCTACGCCGCCGAGGAAGTGGGCCTGCGCGGCTCCAAGGCGATCGCCACCGACTTCAAGAACCGCGGCGTCAACGTGGTCGGCGTGCTGCAGCTGGACATGACCAACTACCGCAACGGCGGCGCCAACCCGGTGCGTCTGGTCACCGACTACTCCAACTCGGCGCTGCAGCAGTTCCTGCGCGACCTGCACGCGACCTACCTCGGCGGCACGCTGGGCAGCTACACCTGCGGCTACGGTTGCTCCGACCACGCGTCGTGGACCGCGTCCGGTTTCCCGGCGGCGATCTACTTCGAGAGCGGCACCTCCGGCGGCGGCTACTCGCCGTACATCCACTCGCCCTCGGACACGCTGGCGAACATGGGCAACTCGGCGGCCAACAGCGTGCCGTTCGCCAAGCTCGGCCTGGCCTTCGTCGGCGAACTCGGCAAGACCGCCGGCAGCGGCCCCGGGCCGGGGCCGGGCACGCAGACCTACAGCAACGCCACCGCGTATGCGATCAACGACAACGCCACCGTCGACAGCCCGATCCCGGTGTCCGGCCGCACCGGCAACGGGCCGGCCAACGCGCAGGTGTACGTCAGCATCGTGCACACCTATCGCGGCGATTTGAAGGTCGACTTGGTCGCGCCGGACGGCTCGCTCTACAACCTGCACAACCGCAGCGGCGGCAGCGCCGACAACCTGGAGCAGACCTACACCGTGGACGTGTCGAGCGAGGCGCTCAACGGCCAGTGGAAGCTGCGGGTCAACGACAACGGCCCGGGCGACACCGGCCGCATCGTCAAGTGGAGCATCACGTTCTGA